Proteins encoded in a region of the Magallana gigas chromosome 8, xbMagGiga1.1, whole genome shotgun sequence genome:
- the LOC105318796 gene encoding APGW-amide-related neuropeptide, with the protein MESPSLYLIVIALVLGIVSTDEELVDKRRPGWGKRGSLDFESNNLPNSIIEKRKPGWGKRGMEDEFEMNKRKPGWGKRAPGWGKRSFNEDLNNFIEKRRPGWGKRTSDLMDALNAMEVNKRKPGWGKRSEMEKRKPGWGKRTVPELSETDLSYSSIPTDSFSVLDKRRPGWGKRSDSDISVERRAPGWGKRAPGWGKRSESSTCPDLEYQIQQLMNTILKLEEYNRSHCGRQSPTSSNFGNSE; encoded by the exons ATGGAATCCCCGTCATTATATCTGATTGTAATAGCGCTCGTATTAGGAATTGTTTCTACGGATGAAGAACTAGTAGACAAACGAAGACCCGGGTGGGGTAAAAGAgggagcttggactttgagtCAAATAATTTACCGaattctataatagaaaaaagaaaacctggCTGGGGAAAGCGTGGTATGGAGGATGAGTTTGAAATGAATAAACGTAAACCGGGTTGGGGTAAAAGGGCTCCCGGATGGGGTAAAAGAAGTTTTAACGAGGATcttaataatttcattgaaaaacgACGTCCTGGATGGGGCAAACGAACATCGGACTTAATGGACGCTTTAAATGCGATGGAAGTTAACAAACGAAAACCCGGATGGGGAAAACGCTCAGAGATGGAAAAGAGAAAACCTGGCTGGGGCAAGCGAACAGTTCCGGAATTGAGTGAAACTGACCTTTCTTATTCAAGTATACCTACAGACTCTTTTAGCGTGTTGGACAAACGGAGACCTGGGTGGGGCAAAAGGTCAGATAGTGACATTTCTGTTGAACGACGGGCACCTGGGTGGGGCAAACGAGCACCAGGGTGGGGAAAGCGATCAGAATCTTCCACCTGTCCAGATTTAGAATATCAGATACAGCAACTAATGAATACAATTTTGAAG TTGGAGGAATATAACAGATCTCACTGCGGAAGACAATCACCTACGTCATCAAATTTTGGCAACTCAGAGTG A